One genomic region from Cellulomonas fengjieae encodes:
- a CDS encoding MFS transporter: MTVTMPAPPRAPAAPSAVRRRGTAVALVAASVPMFMATLDNLVMTTALPVLRTELSASLEQLQWMVNAYTLSFATLMIAAATLGDRWGRRRVFIAGIVVFALASVASALATTAELLIAARAVQGAGAAAIMPLSLTLLAGAVPAARRAMAIGVWGGVSGLGVALGPVIGGAVTEGISWEAIFWINVPVAVVGIPLALWALPESHGRRQPLDLPGVALAGTGILALVWAIIRGNDDGWGSARVIGGLVAALLLLGGFLVRESRAQHPLVPLRLFRVRSFAVANGSGLAFSFGVFGLVFLLAQYLQIGMGFTPLEAGLRTLPWTAAPMVFAPLAGLLAPRIGVRPLLAGGLILQAAGLAWQGLLVTTDGLVYTDLVPGLVLTGVGMGLTFAPSATAVLFDMAPDDHGTASSVNSTIREIGGALGVAALVAVFTASEGTLTPDGYAAGLQPAALVAAVVVALSAVLVLVGMPRSTGRVTP, from the coding sequence GTGACCGTCACGATGCCGGCGCCGCCCCGGGCGCCTGCCGCACCCTCGGCCGTCCGCCGCCGCGGGACGGCCGTCGCCCTGGTGGCCGCGTCCGTCCCCATGTTCATGGCGACCCTCGACAACCTCGTCATGACGACCGCCCTGCCGGTCCTGCGCACCGAGCTCTCGGCGTCGCTCGAGCAGCTGCAGTGGATGGTCAACGCCTACACGCTGAGCTTCGCCACGCTGATGATCGCCGCCGCCACCCTGGGCGACCGGTGGGGCCGCCGCCGGGTGTTCATCGCCGGCATCGTCGTGTTCGCCCTCGCATCGGTCGCGTCGGCCCTGGCCACGACAGCCGAGCTGCTCATCGCCGCCCGCGCGGTCCAGGGCGCAGGCGCGGCGGCGATCATGCCGCTGTCCCTGACACTGCTCGCGGGGGCGGTCCCCGCGGCACGGCGCGCGATGGCCATCGGAGTCTGGGGCGGCGTGTCCGGCCTGGGCGTCGCCCTGGGCCCCGTCATCGGCGGTGCCGTGACCGAGGGCATCTCGTGGGAGGCGATCTTCTGGATCAACGTCCCGGTCGCCGTCGTCGGCATCCCGCTCGCGCTGTGGGCCCTGCCCGAGTCCCACGGCCGCCGCCAGCCGCTCGACCTTCCCGGCGTCGCCCTTGCCGGCACCGGCATCCTGGCGCTCGTCTGGGCGATCATCCGCGGCAACGACGACGGCTGGGGCTCCGCCCGCGTCATCGGCGGGCTCGTCGCCGCCCTCCTCCTGCTCGGGGGGTTCCTCGTGCGCGAGTCGCGCGCGCAGCACCCCCTGGTCCCCCTGCGCCTGTTCCGCGTGCGCTCGTTCGCCGTGGCGAACGGCAGCGGGCTGGCGTTCTCCTTCGGGGTGTTCGGCCTCGTCTTCCTCCTGGCCCAGTACCTGCAGATCGGCATGGGGTTCACGCCCCTGGAGGCCGGGCTCCGCACCCTGCCGTGGACGGCGGCACCCATGGTCTTCGCCCCGCTCGCCGGCCTGCTGGCGCCCCGGATCGGCGTGCGCCCGCTGCTGGCGGGCGGGCTGATCCTGCAGGCCGCCGGCCTGGCGTGGCAGGGTCTGCTCGTCACCACCGACGGGCTCGTCTACACCGACCTGGTGCCCGGGCTCGTGCTGACCGGCGTCGGCATGGGTCTGACCTTCGCCCCGAGCGCCACCGCCGTCCTGTTCGACATGGCCCCCGACGACCACGGGACAGCCAGCTCGGTGAACTCCACGATCCGGGAGATCGGCGGTGCGCTCGGCGTCGCGGCGCTCGTCGCCGTGTTCACCGCGTCGGAGGGCACGCTGACTCCCGACGGGTACGCCGCGGGCCTGCAGCCGGCCGCACTGGTCGCCGCCGTCGTCGTCGCGCTCAGTGCCGTCCTGGTGCTGGTCGGGATGCCGCGCAGCACCGGTCGCGTCACCCCCTGA
- a CDS encoding TetR/AcrR family transcriptional regulator: MSLDQSTERPAKKPTQRMSGVQRREEILLAARAVFAERGYAASTDEVARAAGVSQPYVVRMFGTKRELFLEAYKVASAQIVAALAAVPAGPDAARRMGDAYIGLLEDRDLLRLVMHGFTAGADEQVGRVARHTLGEAFRLFLERSGADDQAARTFVAQGMLINVLLAVDALAHRGEDAGLDALVKCVQDDIDGRASA, encoded by the coding sequence ATGTCTCTCGACCAGAGCACGGAGCGGCCGGCGAAGAAGCCGACCCAGCGCATGTCAGGCGTCCAGCGCCGCGAGGAGATCCTGCTCGCGGCGCGCGCGGTGTTCGCCGAGCGTGGGTACGCGGCGAGCACGGACGAGGTGGCCCGCGCCGCGGGGGTCTCCCAGCCCTACGTGGTGCGCATGTTCGGCACCAAGCGGGAGCTGTTCCTCGAGGCGTACAAGGTGGCCAGCGCGCAGATCGTGGCCGCTCTCGCGGCCGTCCCCGCAGGTCCCGACGCCGCGCGGCGGATGGGCGACGCGTACATCGGCCTGCTCGAGGACCGCGACCTCCTGCGGCTGGTCATGCACGGCTTCACCGCCGGAGCCGACGAGCAGGTCGGTCGTGTGGCCCGGCACACGCTGGGGGAGGCGTTCCGCCTGTTCCTGGAGCGCTCGGGCGCCGACGACCAGGCCGCCCGGACCTTCGTCGCGCAGGGCATGCTGATCAACGTGCTCCTCGCCGTCGACGCGCTGGCCCACCGCGGCGAGGACGCCGGCCTGGACGCCCTGGTCAAGTGCGTGCAGGACGACATCGACGGGCGGGCCAGCGCGTGA
- the truB gene encoding tRNA pseudouridine(55) synthase TruB: protein MTHGSTDRPQGPRRPTAADGVVVVDKPAGWTSHDVVARMRRLASTRKVGHAGTLDPMATGVLVLGIGRATRLLTYIVGADKEYTATIRLGVVTTTDDAEGETLATVDASGVTRAQVEAGAAVLTGAIQQVPSAVSAIKVDGQRAYARVRAGEDVELAARPVTVSRFDVHDVRSGRTQDGSPVLDVDVTVVVSSGTYVRALARDLGAALGVGGHLTALRRTRVGGYGLDVARSLDDLGALPVDAPIDVVSLADSARATFPVRDLTADEARALSYGQAIDVLDGAPRDTVAGIDPSGRLVALLEERGGRIRPALVFAPA, encoded by the coding sequence GTGACGCACGGCTCGACCGACCGACCGCAGGGCCCACGACGGCCGACGGCGGCCGACGGTGTCGTCGTCGTCGACAAGCCGGCCGGTTGGACCAGTCACGACGTCGTCGCGCGCATGCGACGCCTCGCGAGCACCCGCAAGGTCGGGCACGCCGGGACGCTCGACCCCATGGCGACGGGGGTGCTCGTGCTCGGCATCGGCCGGGCGACCCGCCTGCTGACGTACATCGTGGGCGCCGACAAGGAGTACACCGCGACGATCCGGCTCGGCGTCGTGACGACGACGGACGACGCCGAGGGGGAGACCCTCGCGACGGTCGACGCGTCCGGCGTGACGCGCGCCCAGGTCGAGGCCGGAGCCGCTGTGCTGACCGGCGCGATCCAGCAGGTGCCCAGCGCCGTGTCGGCCATCAAGGTGGACGGGCAGCGCGCCTACGCACGGGTGCGCGCGGGGGAGGACGTCGAGCTCGCCGCGCGCCCGGTGACGGTCAGCCGGTTCGACGTGCACGACGTGCGCTCGGGGCGGACGCAGGACGGGTCACCCGTGCTCGACGTCGACGTCACCGTCGTGGTCTCGTCGGGGACGTACGTCCGCGCGCTGGCCCGTGACCTGGGCGCCGCCCTGGGGGTCGGGGGGCACCTGACGGCGCTGCGCCGGACGCGGGTGGGCGGGTACGGGCTCGACGTGGCCAGGTCGCTGGACGACCTCGGCGCCCTGCCGGTGGACGCGCCGATCGACGTCGTTTCCCTGGCCGACTCCGCGCGCGCGACGTTCCCCGTCCGGGACCTCACCGCCGACGAGGCACGCGCCCTGTCCTACGGGCAGGCCATCGACGTGCTCGACGGTGCGCCGCGGGACACCGTGGCGGGGATCGACCCGTCCGGCCGCCTGGTGGCCCTCCTCGAGGAGCGCGGCGGCAGGATCCGCCCGGCGCTCGTGTTCGCGCCCGCCTGA
- a CDS encoding glycoside hydrolase family 9 protein: MVSRTMRRTGAALATALALAVAGVAPAIADVPVESFEDGPGAWVAYGHAGEIDTSDGRLCVDVPAGSAQYGVGVVLNGVAVEEGSTYTLAFSASASTDVTVRALVGQNGAPYGTVLDTSPALTSETTEYSYEFTASATYPATAAPDDPEGQIAFQLGGFSPDAWTFCMDDVSLSSDVELLPHTSFAESLGPWGLYGGSDPVFAGGSVCTSLPGGQSNPWDAGLAFTGLPIEEGQNYVLTFTASATPSTPVRVIVGEGGGAYRTTFEQSSVPLTDELTTYTYPFTANLTFPADGAAPGQVAFHLGKSTAYDFCISDVSLRTTASPPPPYEPETGPRVRVNQVGYVPDGPKRATLVTDATEAVPWELHDAADAVVATGSSAPAGTDASTALGVHVIDFSDVTTPGTGYTLVADGETSHPFDIDADLYQQLRQDSLDYFYLARSGTPIDGAIVGEEYAREPGHVGVAPNQGDTAVPCIGPRDYYDGWTCDYTLDVSGGWYDAGDHGKYVVNGGISVAQLLGTYERTLTAPSATDGALGDNTLDLPEHGNDVPDVLDEARWELEWMQKMIAPSGQYAGMVHHKIHDEGWTGLPLLPADDPQVRSLARPSTAATLNVAAVAAQGARLFREYDPAFADSLLATARSTWAAALEHPDVYAPAAAGADGGGAYDDSNVADEFYWAAAELFLTTGEDAFEQYVLASPQHTADVFTPDGFSWGSVAALGRLDLATVPNDLPGLDEVKASVVAGADEYVASQAEHAFGSVYSPTGGQYAWGSNSAVANNLVVIGVAYDLTGDPVYSRSVLEGMDYLLGRNGLNQSYVTGWGEVASHRQHSRWFANSLDPGLPEPPRGSLAGGPNSQSGTWDPTMQAAFTQGCAPAMCYLDNIQSWASNEITINWNSALSWVASFVADQGSGAPAQVAPTITQQPASVTAALGSTVSFTAAATGTPEPTVQWQIQQAGPWVDVVGATSTTLEVVVRAGAQYRAVFTNEAGSATTETAQLTVAQSAPVVTKHPAPVRAKLGTSVTFSAAATGYPAPTVRWQVRWFGSPWVTVPGATSSTLTFRATLLGIGTEYRAVYTNAAGSTATNPARLTLGLRGGHWITS, from the coding sequence GTGGTTTCTCGCACCATGCGGCGCACTGGCGCCGCGCTCGCCACCGCACTCGCCCTCGCGGTCGCCGGCGTCGCCCCCGCGATCGCCGACGTGCCGGTGGAGTCGTTCGAGGACGGGCCGGGCGCGTGGGTCGCCTACGGCCACGCCGGGGAGATCGACACCAGCGACGGTCGGCTGTGCGTCGACGTGCCGGCCGGCTCGGCGCAGTACGGGGTCGGCGTCGTGCTCAACGGCGTGGCGGTCGAGGAGGGCTCGACGTACACGCTCGCGTTCTCCGCCTCCGCCAGCACCGACGTCACCGTCCGCGCACTGGTGGGCCAGAACGGCGCGCCCTACGGCACCGTGCTCGACACGAGCCCCGCGCTGACCTCCGAGACGACCGAGTACTCGTACGAGTTCACCGCGAGCGCGACCTACCCCGCGACCGCCGCACCCGACGACCCGGAGGGCCAGATCGCGTTCCAGCTCGGCGGGTTCAGCCCGGACGCCTGGACGTTCTGCATGGACGACGTGTCGCTGTCGTCCGACGTCGAGCTGCTGCCGCACACGTCCTTCGCCGAGTCGCTCGGTCCGTGGGGGCTGTACGGCGGCTCCGACCCGGTGTTCGCCGGCGGGAGCGTCTGCACGTCGCTGCCCGGCGGCCAGAGCAACCCGTGGGACGCCGGCCTCGCGTTCACCGGTCTGCCCATCGAGGAGGGCCAGAACTACGTCCTGACGTTCACGGCGAGCGCGACCCCGTCGACGCCGGTGCGGGTCATCGTCGGAGAGGGCGGCGGTGCCTACCGCACCACCTTCGAGCAGTCGTCGGTGCCGCTGACGGACGAGCTCACCACGTACACGTATCCGTTCACGGCGAACCTCACGTTCCCCGCCGACGGGGCCGCGCCCGGCCAGGTGGCGTTCCACCTGGGCAAGTCGACCGCGTACGACTTCTGCATCTCGGACGTGTCGCTGCGGACGACGGCGAGCCCGCCGCCGCCGTACGAGCCCGAGACCGGGCCGAGGGTCCGGGTCAACCAGGTGGGTTACGTCCCGGACGGCCCCAAGCGCGCGACGCTCGTGACCGACGCCACCGAGGCGGTTCCGTGGGAGCTGCACGACGCGGCCGACGCGGTGGTCGCGACGGGGTCCTCCGCCCCGGCCGGCACCGACGCCTCGACCGCGCTCGGCGTCCACGTCATCGACTTCTCCGACGTGACCACGCCCGGCACCGGCTACACCCTCGTGGCGGACGGCGAGACCAGCCACCCGTTCGACATCGACGCGGACCTGTACCAGCAGCTGCGCCAGGACTCGCTGGACTACTTCTACCTCGCCCGCTCCGGGACCCCGATCGACGGTGCGATCGTGGGGGAGGAGTACGCCCGGGAGCCCGGGCACGTGGGCGTCGCACCCAACCAGGGCGACACCGCGGTGCCCTGCATCGGCCCGCGCGACTACTACGACGGCTGGACGTGCGACTACACGCTGGACGTCTCCGGCGGGTGGTACGACGCCGGCGACCACGGCAAGTACGTGGTGAACGGCGGCATCTCCGTCGCCCAGCTGCTCGGCACGTACGAGCGGACGCTCACGGCCCCATCGGCCACCGACGGCGCGCTCGGCGACAACACGCTCGACCTGCCGGAGCACGGCAACGACGTCCCCGACGTGCTGGACGAGGCGCGCTGGGAGCTGGAGTGGATGCAGAAGATGATCGCGCCGTCCGGGCAGTACGCCGGCATGGTGCACCACAAGATCCACGACGAGGGCTGGACGGGCCTGCCGCTCCTGCCCGCGGACGACCCGCAGGTCCGCTCGCTGGCGCGTCCGTCCACCGCGGCGACCCTCAACGTGGCGGCTGTCGCGGCCCAGGGGGCGCGCCTGTTCCGCGAGTACGACCCGGCGTTCGCCGACTCGCTGCTGGCGACGGCGCGCTCCACCTGGGCCGCCGCGCTCGAGCACCCCGACGTGTACGCCCCCGCGGCCGCGGGCGCCGACGGCGGTGGGGCGTACGACGACAGCAATGTGGCCGACGAGTTCTACTGGGCGGCGGCGGAGCTGTTCCTGACCACCGGTGAGGACGCGTTCGAGCAGTACGTCCTGGCCAGCCCGCAGCACACCGCGGACGTCTTCACGCCCGACGGGTTCAGCTGGGGCAGCGTCGCGGCGCTCGGCAGGCTTGACCTGGCCACCGTGCCGAACGACCTGCCCGGGCTCGACGAGGTCAAGGCCTCCGTCGTGGCGGGCGCCGACGAGTACGTGGCCAGCCAGGCGGAGCACGCGTTCGGCTCGGTGTACTCACCGACCGGCGGACAGTACGCCTGGGGCTCGAACTCCGCCGTGGCCAACAACCTGGTCGTGATCGGTGTCGCCTACGACCTGACCGGTGACCCGGTGTACAGCCGGTCCGTGCTCGAGGGCATGGACTACCTGCTCGGCCGCAACGGGCTCAACCAGTCCTACGTGACGGGCTGGGGCGAGGTGGCGTCGCACCGGCAGCACAGCCGGTGGTTCGCGAACTCGCTCGACCCCGGCCTGCCGGAACCTCCTCGCGGCTCGCTGGCGGGCGGCCCCAACTCGCAGTCCGGCACCTGGGACCCCACCATGCAGGCGGCGTTCACGCAGGGCTGCGCACCCGCGATGTGCTACCTCGACAACATCCAGTCGTGGGCGTCCAACGAGATCACCATCAACTGGAACTCCGCGCTCTCCTGGGTCGCGTCCTTCGTGGCCGACCAGGGCTCCGGGGCTCCGGCACAGGTGGCGCCCACGATCACGCAGCAGCCCGCGTCCGTGACCGCGGCGCTCGGCTCGACGGTCTCGTTCACCGCCGCGGCCACCGGCACGCCGGAACCCACGGTCCAGTGGCAGATCCAGCAGGCGGGTCCGTGGGTCGACGTCGTCGGCGCGACGAGCACGACGTTGGAGGTCGTGGTCCGGGCCGGTGCGCAGTACCGGGCCGTCTTCACCAACGAGGCCGGTTCTGCGACCACCGAGACGGCGCAGCTGACCGTCGCGCAGTCCGCGCCCGTCGTGACGAAGCACCCGGCTCCCGTCCGGGCGAAGCTGGGGACGTCCGTGACGTTCTCCGCGGCCGCGACGGGCTACCCGGCGCCGACCGTGCGGTGGCAGGTGCGCTGGTTCGGCAGCCCGTGGGTGACCGTGCCCGGCGCGACGAGCAGCACGCTCACGTTCCGGGCCACCCTGCTCGGCATCGGCACCGAGTACCGGGCGGTCTACACCAACGCCGCCGGCAGCACGGCGACCAACCCGGCGCGGCTCACGCTCGGGTTGCGCGGAGGCCACTGGATCACCTCCTAG
- a CDS encoding bifunctional riboflavin kinase/FAD synthetase produces the protein MQVWRELSDVPADFGPSVVTIGNFDGVHRGHVSVLRRMCTDAAAVGARAVAVTFSPHPQQVHRPETAPPLLTGDVDRLELLEQTGLDAVLLLEYSLEFARQTPEEFVRRYLVDGLRARTVVVGRDVRFGWNNSGDLSTMVELGREHGFDVEVIDDVTPAASADPGSAEDRAADPLRRRWSSTWVRELLDAGDVVQAARVLGRPHRVRGTVVHGDARGRELGFPTANLGPDATGMVPADGVYAGWLRRTSAAADDPDRVLPAAISIGTNPTFDGVERRVEAYVLDRTDLDLYGQVVVLELVERLRPTLRFDSIDDLVERMHEDVERTREVLRG, from the coding sequence GTGCAGGTCTGGAGGGAGCTGTCCGACGTGCCGGCGGACTTCGGTCCGTCCGTGGTGACGATCGGCAACTTCGACGGGGTCCACCGGGGTCACGTGAGCGTCCTGCGCCGCATGTGCACCGATGCGGCGGCGGTCGGGGCCCGGGCGGTCGCCGTGACCTTCAGCCCGCACCCGCAGCAGGTGCACCGGCCCGAGACGGCTCCGCCGCTGCTCACCGGAGACGTGGACCGCCTGGAGCTGCTGGAGCAGACCGGGCTCGATGCGGTGCTGCTCCTGGAGTACTCGCTGGAGTTCGCCCGTCAGACTCCCGAGGAGTTCGTCCGCCGTTACCTCGTCGACGGGCTGCGCGCGCGCACGGTCGTGGTCGGGCGCGACGTGCGGTTCGGCTGGAACAACTCCGGCGACCTGTCGACCATGGTCGAGCTGGGCCGCGAGCACGGGTTCGACGTCGAGGTCATCGACGACGTCACCCCGGCCGCGTCCGCCGACCCGGGCAGCGCCGAGGACCGCGCCGCGGACCCCTTGCGGCGGCGCTGGTCGTCGACGTGGGTGCGGGAGCTGCTCGACGCGGGCGACGTCGTCCAGGCCGCGCGCGTCCTGGGGCGGCCGCACCGGGTGCGCGGCACGGTCGTGCACGGCGACGCCCGCGGTCGTGAGCTCGGCTTCCCCACGGCCAACCTGGGACCGGACGCGACCGGCATGGTTCCCGCGGACGGTGTCTACGCCGGCTGGCTGCGCCGCACGTCGGCCGCCGCGGACGACCCCGATCGCGTGCTGCCTGCCGCGATCTCCATCGGCACCAACCCGACGTTCGACGGCGTCGAGCGGCGCGTCGAGGCCTACGTGCTGGACCGCACCGACCTGGACCTCTACGGGCAGGTCGTGGTCCTCGAGCTGGTGGAGCGGCTGCGCCCGACGCTGCGGTTCGACTCGATCGACGACCTGGTCGAGCGCATGCACGAGGACGTCGAGCGCACGCGCGAGGTCCTGCGCGGCTGA
- a CDS encoding DUF6571 family protein, with amino-acid sequence MVQVSIDVDACTGLVAQLRAFHGTATTQRARVQKVARDAHCSSAGVDALKPDLEVVSRVASDLDARVTLAVLVNSGDTHTAPGSVVTFSVDGEDTPDAVKLALGKQLGARLAQNRTELQRYVDGVDADGDGKDDPMPPELMNRLAGYVTLLEKYQGDGPAATGLLMSLGPDGFLALPATVNRALADYRGKVTLPNGSAVEDDVLAQRFLRASGQLLATGVTWDKKHGVDLPYGAVAGRTTQYLPDDFGTQLAQSAYDHVGDGHGVGLSQVLRYGTYPKEFLLDVGDRLDALEQQWTKEHGDRALWGRDVRNLDLAAFGMGTEDKGGHYDPFVGLFEAMGRTPPAAADFFNPDAGGKEAQRRAHYFFQERTWDHDGFNAVAMALDAGGSVYHVPYPGDPQDAEALARWRRQAEQSAWLTSAGVHHLALRDPGEEKRRIGDQGKDSLAHLLALYMADVDRVAAGVNTPTDPKGARGIGVVDPQATWLKGYPPGAAFDVDDLNAVLGETLTNKDAATYFGRRTAEFNAARLQVAAQHYQDGTSTFRDAVTGAAGLRAYTLATMGAHLETRAEHADDHAKAYMTGAANAVGIVPVYGGALTFLVEGVLTAGGSNSLEKGWSDGQDNQVRDDEDLQWNAREDVRVEVALALQRAGIIRTGFSESAVQSDPAARASMQAWLDGGNLPDDVKAVLNDLDGSFAEGAANGGKK; translated from the coding sequence CGCGGGTCACGCTCGCCGTCCTGGTGAACTCCGGGGACACGCACACGGCGCCGGGCAGCGTCGTCACGTTCAGCGTCGACGGGGAGGACACCCCGGACGCCGTCAAGCTCGCCCTCGGCAAGCAGCTCGGCGCACGGCTCGCGCAGAACCGGACCGAGCTCCAGCGCTACGTCGACGGTGTGGACGCGGACGGCGACGGCAAGGACGACCCGATGCCACCCGAGCTGATGAACCGGCTCGCCGGCTACGTCACCCTGCTCGAGAAGTACCAGGGGGACGGTCCCGCGGCCACGGGCCTGCTCATGTCGCTCGGCCCCGACGGCTTCCTCGCCCTGCCTGCCACCGTCAATCGAGCCCTCGCCGACTACCGGGGGAAGGTCACCCTGCCCAACGGGTCCGCCGTCGAGGACGACGTGCTCGCCCAGCGCTTCCTGCGCGCGTCCGGCCAGCTGCTGGCCACCGGCGTCACGTGGGACAAGAAGCACGGCGTCGACCTGCCCTACGGCGCGGTGGCGGGACGGACGACGCAGTACCTGCCCGACGACTTCGGCACGCAGCTCGCGCAGTCGGCGTACGACCACGTCGGCGACGGGCACGGCGTCGGCCTCAGCCAGGTGCTGCGGTACGGCACCTACCCGAAGGAGTTCCTGCTCGACGTCGGCGACCGCCTGGACGCACTCGAGCAGCAGTGGACCAAGGAGCACGGCGACAGGGCGCTGTGGGGCCGCGACGTGAGGAACCTCGACCTGGCGGCGTTCGGGATGGGCACCGAGGACAAGGGCGGGCACTACGACCCCTTCGTCGGTCTGTTCGAGGCGATGGGCCGTACTCCCCCGGCGGCGGCGGACTTCTTCAACCCCGACGCGGGCGGCAAGGAGGCCCAGCGTCGGGCGCACTACTTCTTCCAGGAGCGCACCTGGGACCACGACGGCTTCAACGCCGTCGCGATGGCGCTGGATGCCGGCGGCTCGGTGTATCACGTGCCCTACCCCGGCGACCCCCAGGACGCCGAGGCCCTGGCACGGTGGCGTCGGCAGGCCGAGCAGTCGGCGTGGCTCACGTCGGCGGGGGTGCACCACCTGGCGCTGCGGGACCCGGGCGAGGAGAAGCGCCGGATCGGCGACCAGGGCAAGGACAGCCTCGCTCACCTGCTCGCCCTCTACATGGCGGACGTGGACCGCGTGGCGGCCGGTGTCAACACGCCGACCGACCCCAAGGGTGCCCGAGGGATCGGGGTGGTCGACCCGCAGGCGACGTGGCTCAAGGGCTACCCCCCGGGGGCCGCGTTCGACGTCGACGACCTGAACGCCGTCCTCGGGGAGACGCTGACGAACAAGGACGCGGCGACCTACTTCGGCCGGCGGACGGCGGAGTTCAACGCGGCACGACTCCAGGTGGCGGCCCAGCACTACCAGGACGGCACGTCGACGTTCCGCGACGCGGTCACAGGCGCGGCGGGGCTGCGCGCCTACACGCTGGCCACGATGGGTGCTCACCTCGAGACGCGCGCGGAGCACGCCGACGACCACGCGAAGGCGTACATGACCGGGGCGGCCAACGCCGTCGGGATCGTGCCCGTCTACGGCGGCGCGCTCACCTTCCTGGTGGAAGGGGTCCTCACAGCGGGCGGCTCGAACAGCCTCGAGAAGGGCTGGAGCGACGGCCAGGACAACCAGGTGCGCGACGACGAGGACCTGCAGTGGAACGCACGCGAGGACGTCCGCGTCGAGGTCGCGCTGGCGCTGCAGCGGGCGGGCATCATCCGCACGGGCTTCTCGGAGAGCGCCGTGCAGAGCGACCCAGCCGCGCGCGCGTCGATGCAGGCGTGGCTCGACGGCGGCAACCTGCCCGACGACGTCAAGGCGGTGCTGAACGACCTCGACGGCTCGTTCGCCGAGGGCGCGGCGAACGGCGGCAAGAAGTGA